A stretch of the Nymphaea colorata isolate Beijing-Zhang1983 unplaced genomic scaffold, ASM883128v2 scaffold0033, whole genome shotgun sequence genome encodes the following:
- the LOC116267989 gene encoding uncharacterized protein LOC116267989: protein MNHPFVVKLHYAFQTSTRLFLIVDLLQGGELFYLLRKMKKFEEKLAKFYAAEILLALEYLHSKSIIYRDLKPQKTYSLCGTPEYIAPEVIMRKGYTQAADWFSFGSLIYDMLTGRPPFLSNNKSAMLKNLVTKPVPLPYYLSAEAKSLLNGLFKINPTERLGYKNGAE, encoded by the exons ATGAATCACCCGTTTGTAGTGAAGCTCCACTACGCCTTCCAGACCTCCACCCGCCTCTTCCTCATCGTCGACCTGCTCCAGGGAGGAGAGCTCTTCTATCTGCTGcgaaagatgaagaaattcgAGGAAAAACTGGCCAAGTTCTACGCGGCAGAGATCCTGCTGGCTCTGGAGTACCTCCACAGCAAGAGCATTATCTACAGGGATTTGAAACC TCAGAAGACGTACAGTCTCTGCGGAACGCCAGAGTACATCGCTCCTGAAGTGATCATGCGGAAGGGATACACCCAGGCGGCGGACTGGTTCAGCTTCGGGTCGCTGATCTACGATATGCTGACGGGGCGGCCGCCCTTCCTCTCCAACAACAAGAGCGCCATGCTCAAGAACCTCGTCACCAAGCCTGTCCCCCTCCCCTACTACCTCTCCGCCGAGGCCAAGAGCCTGCTAAACGGCCTCTTCAAGATCAACCCCACCGAGCGACTAGGCTACAAGAACGGAGCGGAGTAG